tttctatgtttACATAAAaactgattattatataatttttgaagtatGTTCTTTCTAATTTACATTGTACTTTATAAGCAAGAATaacataagtattatatacaatcaatataataatatagcttatatatgtacatgttCTAGTAGTATgacattatacataattatttcttaataataaaaaatgcaaaaacagGAACAAGACTGCACATGATATATGTTAAGTCCCCATctacgaaaatttttgtttaccaAAAGGGACacctgtaaaataaataattttattagtaatgattaataataattgatcatttataaaaaaatgtattatttatatattatataattaacaaataaataatgaaaatcacttatgattttgtaatatattgtaaataaagttataaaaaaataccatCCAATATAACATTGACATAAATTCTCATTATTGGTAGCTTGTTGAATTAAAAGATCAACTTGACGTTGAACACTCAATGTTTCTTCATGAGAGAAATCACGTCCCGTTAATTTATCCCTTACTCTTGTAATAATAGCAAGGGCTTTTTTGTTTAATGCCTCTGGTTGATTAGTATCAcctatgataataataaatttttgttcattttttatatttataatttataattttcaattatatatttattaattataatattttgtttatataatttttcctacttaaaaaataaaaaaacttaaattccaTACAGATAAATAGTTTACCTCCATTTTCAACACTACATGGTACTCCTTTCTTTGGTAATGTGGCAGTAAGAGAATCTAATGCATCGCTTTGCTCTTGATTGCTGCTAGCACTCATTCCCTGAGCATCAGATCTTTTACCTTTCAACGCAGCATTGTCCATTAATCGCCAATTTAATAGAGGATCGTATACAAATGCTTCTAATACTGCCATTAAACTATCCTTATTACGATGTAACACTGACATTACAGATTCACAAGTTCTTCTATATGTGCCCTCGATTCCCGTTACTTCCATTGCATTGATTAACATTCTTGTTAATCGAAATGGAATTTTCTCAGGAAATTTCTCTCGAGTCATGGCCACTTCAAAACAATCTCCGAAAtcgatatgtaatatttttccgCTTAAACGATCCAACATCAAATTAGATGGATGTCGATCACCAAGACCAAGAATATAGCCCACCATAGACATTACAGCGAGAGAACGTGTATAATTTGTTCTACGATCAAACCATACTTCGCTTGATGGTGACTTTAACCAAAGAAGCCGCGATAAATCATCACCATATGTATGCTCAAGAGCATGTTCAAATACTTCAACTTTTTGCATAAGCATAAGATGATCATAACCTGGGGCcatctaaaaatcaaattgttataattgaattaattaaaataaaatattaacacataaaatatgtacttactcttaacattattttatgttctatatttaatagtattttttttttttctctataatcTCTGATAAGTGTATGTAATGTATCACAATGCGGTACCCAACCAATTAAACCACTATTTGTGGACAGTGGAATTACTGCATAcctctaaatataaaatatcaaatttaattgataaaattgataaattttaatattatatatttaataaattaattatttgattaattatttgataaatactatattatagaattttgttttttaacatatatttacttGAATAGTAAGATTTCTTCTAAATGTATCTGGATCATGTAATAAAAGAGTATTGACTAGACCAAATAATTGCATTACACGTTCATCCTGTCTGAGATCTTCATGTCCTTTCAAAAGGAACATATAATCTTTACCATTACTACCTGCAAATATTAGACATTTAAgagattttatacattttattcaatgttacattaaattatctaatgaaattcaaagattACTGAccttttatacataattttcgcGGTCGCTGTTTGCTGGTTATTACTTGCATGGAACTATGTATACTTGCTATTCTAACTATTGGCTGTCCCGGACTATAACTTCCCGGTACAGCTAGTTCTAAATCCCTACAAAGAAGTAATTTAGGACTAACATATTGAAGTTCTAAACTAGTTAACTGCGGTAATTGTCGAGATATTCTTCTAAAgacatgataatataaatcccAAGCTTGATTCAAATCTCGAACATTGCGTGAAGCTTTATATCTGCGACACCATTCTTGTGCTTCCATTAAATCTCTGCCATAAGCTTGATTAAAGGACGTTTCTTTCAAAGTCTGTGGACCTCTTTCTAACATTGCATGTAAAGGTTCCAATGTATCAAACATTCCTCGAACATTTCTTTCGCCGAAATATAATCTGCTAGCTTCTTCTAATCCTTCATGCCATAATTCATGCCAGAGAATTGCAACTCTAATTAATTCATCACTAGCCATCATTGCTTGTTGTACTAATGTTGGACTATGTTCAcacatatttttaagaattttattagcgGCAGTCTTTCTAGCATGACTAGCGCTTTTCGACGCTACAGTCAAAGGATAAACCAAAGCTTGTGGATGCGTTTTTCCAATATCTATTAGAAGATGATGTATGCATCGACCAACTAAAGCTCGGGGTGTGTCTATTCTTGCTATAAGTTGCGGAATTACTTGTAACCAAGTATTGATTTCAATTAAACGGATACCTTCGACAATAGCTTCATATACCTCTGGCCATTGACCATAATCAAACCATAAGGTCAATAAACGAAGTGTATCTTGTAAAGAATTACCATGAGAAAGATTAATAGATCTAAAAAATCCTTCAACTGCTGGTACAGTAAATTGAGATATATACTGTGAACTAGAAAGATTATTATGAGTCCCATTTCCTGGAATATTCTCAGTATTTGAGTCACCTTGctgatgtttataaaataaaactgtttCAAAGTTAGTATAAGCGAAAGCATGCCATGCTTTGTACCAAGTAGGATCATGTTCTGTAGCTGCAGCATAATAAGATAGCACAGCTGGTATAGAATGTTCATTTATGCCTTGCAATGCTTCTAACCATTCTCCAAGCTTTAAATAACATCTGGCGAgtaatctttttcttatttcctgTTGCTTCTCATCTTCTTGATTGACTACTGATAAAGTTGTCGGTTGTAAAGACATCTGTACAAATCTTTGCAGTTGATTGTATGCTTCTTCTCGTTTATTTGCTACCCACATATGTTTACAATAAGCAAATGTTACTTGAGGATGAGTGGTTGGTAATGCCTGGTCAGGAGTTAATGAAGGATCTGTTCCAAGTAACATAACTAATGTTTTATGACATAACATTAAGCTACCACTTTTTCTGCAAAGACTAGCATATTTTAACCACGTATACATATCATCTTGAGGTGAAACTACTAATGTATGAACCTGTATAATCTTTTGCCAATCTTCAACTATTCTTTGTCCACCTTGAAGCCTTTCCCACCACATGGACTTAATGGTGGATCTTCTTTCTGGgactaatttaaattgtatcacTTCCTCTAATTCTGCCAATTTTTGGACTTCTACCATAGCATTATAAGCTCTTTGATAGCTTTCTCCAGCCATAGCAGTCAATTCTGTATCTAGCAAATCTCTAGCACTATCAATAAGTTGATGGGCAATATTGTATTGTTCATCATGAATTGCTAAAACAGCTCTATAAAAGGCACCATCCTGAGTATCCTTTGGTATTAAAGAGACATATTTTTCCATACTTTCCCATTGATTTAAACCCCATGCTGCAGCTGCTGCCATTCTAGCCATTCTCTGTTTAGTTTCATCATTTTGATGAGACCATTGTTTGGTAGCAACATCATGCAATTGTCCCCATTCTCCAAGAGCTTCCAAGCAACGCATTTCACCTAAAGTCGATTCTACATCTGTAGAATCGCTTTCCAGTCTTTctctatataattgtaaagcTTTATCCCAATTATGTAGTTTTTCATACCAACGAACTTGCACTTTTAGATCTTGCTGATTATTCTGATTCATAACATATTCAAGTAAACCTTCTGCAGCTTCTTTTTGCTGAAGCTTGTTATTAATAGAGATTAAAGATTCAAAAACATTACTATTCCTACTCTTATGAAATTCATCTTCTTTATAATGTAACGCTTTTGCGTAAGCTCTACAATGCATTGCTCTTTcacctaaaattttattgtctaAAGGTAATGGTCCTTTGTCACAATGTTCCATAAATTCtgctaaatttaatattgtttgtgTTATCTCTGGAAGATCAGGAACCATTAATGCTTGTTGTAAGGTTTGTATAAGTTCCGCCTTATAAGTATCGTCCAATTCGGTCCAACAAGAAACGAAAGCCgcattaaataaatctctaGGTAATTTGGAATAGGTCTGTGCAAGAGCCCAACATGATCTTAGTGCTGGTGACGGTGATTCTTTGAGCAAACCAATCGACAAACTTCTTAGCCATTCCAACCAATCATCCTTCGAAACTCTTCTTGTTGCAGTCCAGGCTTTTTGAAGATTCGAAGCAGACACGTGTAATCTTTTAATCGTAGTTGTGTCAGATGATGTTAACGATAAGtcacgatttttatttcttgaatgtCGATGTCTCATTAATAGATAATCTTCACCATCAGCAACAGTTGTTTCtgtcaaaattttatcaattaaaacttCATAACgtgaattaacaattttatgtttcgtcataattttttgtactaataagataaagatctgatatttttttcctaattGTATCACTAATGCACATAGTGTATCCATTGCTGTATTTCGTAATTCTGGACACTGATCTAGAGTTCGTACTAAAGGATGCACAATTCTGGATGCAAAATCTGTAAAATCTAATGTATCTGCTAGATGATCAACAGTTTCAAGCGCTACTTTATTTACAGTTATTGGGCAATCAGTagcatgaaataattttacaattggtGGTAAAACTAAATGAAGATAATTATccaaattatttccaaatttttgaaGTGCTTGAAGAAGTTTGACTGTGACTGATTTATCTTTACTTGTGTCATGTGTTAAAACTCTTAATATTTGTGGCATTAATTgtggtaaataaattttaaactctgCACCCAATGCAACAGCAATGTGCTCAACTAAAAGTATCAGAGTACTCTGTAATGGACTATTCACTGtccaaaattctttaattaaattaaatatatcatccaaataatttctaatatgcTGTTTCACAATGGCAATAAGAATAGCCAATTGTTGAAATAGATATTCACGAAAATTAACATCTGCTGTACGAACTACATTAAGGAAACTTGGCATCACTTGAGAAATATATGGAACACATTTAATTCCTAAgcttttgaatataaaagttaCAGCTTGAACTACCATAGTATGATGTTGCGATAATGTTGGATCACGAATGATTCTCATAAGAGTTGCAATAGCAATAGCTGGATAATATTCTTCTAAAGTTGAAGAGGACATGTTGACCAACATTTCGCTAGTAGTTAAATCTTGTGTATTTTCAGCTTCACTTTTAGTATCAGCCATAGAAGTAAGGGTATCCAATTGAGAATCAATCTGACCAAGATTCATTTTATGTTTGTAAGGATCTAAAGCACCTAATAATCCAAGAACTCTTATAGTTTCTCTTCTAATAATTAGTTGTTGttctgtttttaaaaaatttatcaatacatCTAGTAATGAAGGATATTGCATATATGGCTTAACAACATGTCCTGTACTTCCCACTAATTGTCCAAGAACCCATAAAGCAACTCCTCTTTTTTCTGGAGAGCTTGCGTCGACTAGCATTTCAAGCAATATAGAGAGAAGTTCAGGCATCCATTGTTGCATTTCAGCACCATTAACTTCTGCTAAATCACCAATAGCGCGTAATATAGCTAAAATTACACCAGGATTTGATTCAGGCTCCTTTAATTTTGGAACAAGAACTTTTAGAATAGGTTCCATATATGGTCGAATAAGTCTAGGTGCACTGACTACTAAATGATCCAACATTCGTGCAGCTTGTTCCTTGTTACGACCCATACCTGAATGTTCTAATTcagttaaaaattgtataagtgTTTTACGTAAAGAAGGCATAACATATGCTGGATTCATTGTGCTTAATCGTCCGATTGTGCGAATTGCTAATTCCcttatttcaaacatttcatcattcattgcaataaataatgcGGAAAGATTTTCTGCTTGTGCTAAATGAATATCAAATGAATCATCCAGAGAAGCTAAAACCCAAAGTCTTACATCAGGATCTGTATCTGTTATACCTAcaactaataattttccaagaacAGTAGAGACAGTATTAGTCACTGTAGGTCCAGGTTGATTTAATGCTAATCGTAATAATCTTGAACATGTTCTTACAGCCTCCAATCGAACTTCTGCTTGTTCAGATGTAAGAAAATGATCAGCACATCGCCTTACAAATTGCAAAAGTGGATTGCcatcaaaattaaatgttcCTAAAGTTTTCAAAGCTAAAACTGTAGATGGAATATCCACTTCAGTTGGAGGACCAGATATAGGACTAGTTGCAGTCCATGGTGCACCAGGATGTCTTAAGGGTTTCTGCATCAAAACTTGAGATAACATTCGTAAAAGTCCTTGAGATATATCAGGTTTTAATGATGGAACACTATGAGCTAGTTCTCTGAGAGAAGTTGTAAGAATAGGACTTAATCCAGTCTGTAACATAGATTCTAACAAATCTCTCACATCTGCAGCTATAACTTGTTTTACTGCATGTCCAAGTAAAGTTATACAAATGAATACTGCAGGCTCCAAAGATGCTCCACGTTTCTTAGTAGATGTTTCCTTAGAAGGTAATAAACTTTTGatcatttccataatttttgaaagataagGATTTATTGAATCTTCTACTGCAACTGCTATAAATCCAATTGTTGTAAATGCAGCatatctatctttttctctACTACGTAAAGTCATTAGAAGATATGCTAGTGATTCTCTCAAATGatcttttgtaaatttttctttattaaatgctGCAAGTCTTGGTAATAACATCATAAGAGCATGTTGAATATGTGGATTTCTAGATATTCTCTGATTCATtacatcattatatatatcatctaaTCGTTCTTGCATTAAACAACGACATACTGCAGATTCATGTGATGGATATAATGTCTGTTGAGAATTAGTCGAATTTTGAGAAGAATTAGACCATTTAGATACTATTGTTGTTTTTAATCGAGGCATTAATGACAATATGTCATTCTCATTTTGTTGAGTAGAACAATTCAATCGTTCCATTAAagcttcataatttttttcccattGAATGTTACTACATCTtagtaattcatttaatattaacagtGAACCATGTATTCTATCATCTCTATTTACTCCTCTTTCTCTAGTATATATTTCCTCAAATCCTGTTACTATTTCATCATAGCATTGTTTGTACCATTGTGATTTGTGCATTTGTTTTGCTGTTTCCCTCTGTGCAGTAACAACTAAAGCAGCTCTTAATGCTTCAACAGCACCTTCTCTTATCACAGGTTTTGGATCACGTATTGCATTAAATATGAGTTCAAAAAATGGTGTcacttgttgaaaaaaatatgttggcATAGAAACAGCAAGTTCTCTTAAAACAAGAACAGCAGCATGTCTTTTACCTTCATGTCTATCACCACCAAGCCATTCAAAGGCACGCTTTACTTCAAATTCTACATATTCTGCTGTATAAGTACCAGAAACTAATGCTAGTTTACCAACTGTTTTAGCAGCTAATTCCATAACACCCACATCGTTAGAgggtaataaatttcttaaataatttgcaaatctTATAGTTCTTGTATTAATGTTTCCAACATCAGCTCCAATAAGGCAAACTATAGCTAAGAtacctccttttttttcatttacatctGAACCAGATAccatttcaaatatatgatGATTAAATTCATCCATAAAAGCTGTAATTTCTTCCTGTGATACTTCACGTAGTTCTGTTTTGACATAGAGACATAGATCTCTAGCTGCTTTGTTAcgtatttcttcatttctggATTTAAGTCTTTGAACAAATTGTTGTACAAGTATACTTgacattgttaaaaatttttaaatgccaattctacaatattatttttataaatcttcacgtatgttatctaaaaaaataacatttttaaatatgaaaaaaagttaagaaaagatataaattagtattatttctCACATATCTACTTGACATCACACAAATTTTGCGTTTGATAATACATCATTTTTGTGATtgtcattatttcttttaattccttGATgtgtgattaaaattaaatgttttcaatCACATTATTACAGTACGTCtgtcatataaatttttcatgttttgaTACTCGTCAATTACgagtcaaataaataataaatcgagatctcttattcttttatttgtgtGTCATAAACAcacaaataattgaattatttcaatgccattaatttagtaaatttatagtaaatatagaaaaacaaCTATGATGCGTTGTTCGAAAGAACTATCTTAAGTTTATAACCTCTACATTGGTTAATAAGAGATGCTCAACTAAATTGTGTGCTTTGAATACTCCCCCactctttttcattaaatattcgtatatgtttcctattatttataattcatatctaGTTTAtactattgtaataaaaaataataaaaaaaaatatttaatagaaaaatttttaaattatttagtacaccaataaataaaagaaattaaatattttaaatatgtaaataagattgataaatacaaacttatatcaattttaattttatttatatatcttataatcgaaataaatgttgcaaaattactataatattacaaagctattaattctataagtatttcaatttaaatttgttattaatgtttctaagaaagagaaagaatttttaatgaaatagctaaactttaagattattatttttaaatttcataaaatcagttatttcaaaattatatttttattcaataaataataatttatattcatttacattttttgtatgaattaaatagatataaatatatattatatatgtactaatataaatatatgtattaatacaataaatatattaataatatggtttataataatataaaaataatataaaataaatataatatatatataataaataagctgagaatttatttatcaatcaaatatacatatatattttttattacaataggTAAATATAAGTATCTTATGTAAATActcacttatatatttatagtaagtTATATTCATAGTAAGTTCATTCATTGTTATCTAGTCACGTGATTAGaatggtttttttttaatatgcagCTGATTAAAATCtagttatgaaattaaaatatattatcgataaattattattaatattaaactgaATCtagttttataaacatatattgaaaaataatttaaatataaattttaatattaatagtttaatatattcaatagatATATTCAATCTAAAAGTGTCATAACCTTTCTATTAATGATGAAACATAAGTTTTAATGACTTTCCATTTTGTGAATTGTTTAGTTCCTATgagcatattaaaaaatgacacttatttggaaattctttactagaaatattatttcacaaaaaataaaattttgtaaatcgccaattatacataaacaattattttatatatatttaacatcatCAGCCAGAATTAATCGGAAAACCTGTATATTTAACACTTTAAGATATTATGGAACAAATACTTTAGAAACTAAAACTTTAAATGTacgatttattacaaaaaaaaaagaaacttcagAATTGAAAAACCTAATTGTGTTAGCAGTACCTGAGAAATGGAGGTTATTCAGTGCTATTacttttttactaatttcatCTACTATAACAATGGCAGTACCATTTTGTttaggaaaattaattgatatcatTAATACAAGTGATAAAaaggatatgaaaaaaaatcttaatcaattatgtatcattttatttggaatatttgcCTTTGGAGGTCTATGTAATTTTTGCAGAGTATATTTAATGTCTACTACTGGACATAGAATTACTCAATCTTTGAGGAAACAATTATATGCTGCTATTCTTCGACAAGAAATagcaatttttgataaatgtaaTACAGGAGAATTTGTTGGTCGATTATCtggtataaattcaaatttcaaaattctattacataaatattattttttcatatttgattatttttaggaGATACACAACTTGTTAGCAATGCTCTGACAAGCAATATATCAGATGGATTACGTTTTGCCTTTATGAGCATTTCTGGAATATCTATGATGTTTTATACTTCTCCTAAATTGGCTATAGTTAGTCTAGCAATTGTTCCACCAGTTGCTGGTTTAGCTATAGTATGTggtcgttttttaaaaaagatttccaGAGACATACAAAACAATTTAGCAtcactaaatataatatctgaaGAAAGAATTAGTAATATAAGAACAGTAAAagctttttcaaaagaaataaatgaaaccaattattataattctcaaCTAGATGATATGCTTAAAGTTTGTTATAAAGAAAGTTTATGCAGAGGAATGTTTTTTGGATTAACTGGTTTTTCTGGAAATATGATTATCTTATCAGTGTTATATTATGGTGGAACTATGATTTCTGATTCCTCTCTTACAATTGGAAGCTTAAGTGCATTCTTAGGGTATGCTGTATATGTTGCAATTTCTTTGAATGGGTTATCTTCATTTTATAGCGAATTAAATAAAGCATTGGGTGCAAATATACGTTTAGTcgaattgattgaaaaagaatCAGCAATACCAATTTATGGTGgtgaaattctgaaaaatcaaCTATCAGGTGATATTGAATTTCGCAATGTCAGTTTTGCTTATCCTACAAGAGAAAATACATgggttttgaaaaatttcagttTAAAAATCCCTTCATGCACAGTAGTTGCTATTGTTGGAGCATCAGGTTCTGGAAAATCTACAATAGCT
The sequence above is drawn from the Apis cerana isolate GH-2021 linkage group LG11, AcerK_1.0, whole genome shotgun sequence genome and encodes:
- the LOC107995924 gene encoding ATP-binding cassette sub-family B member 10, mitochondrial; this encodes MTLIWKFFTRNIISQKIKFCKSPIIHKQLFYIYLTSSARINRKTCIFNTLRYYGTNTLETKTLNVRFITKKKETSELKNLIVLAVPEKWRLFSAITFLLISSTITMAVPFCLGKLIDIINTSDKKDMKKNLNQLCIILFGIFAFGGLCNFCRVYLMSTTGHRITQSLRKQLYAAILRQEIAIFDKCNTGEFVGRLSGDTQLVSNALTSNISDGLRFAFMSISGISMMFYTSPKLAIVSLAIVPPVAGLAIVCGRFLKKISRDIQNNLASLNIISEERISNIRTVKAFSKEINETNYYNSQLDDMLKVCYKESLCRGMFFGLTGFSGNMIILSVLYYGGTMISDSSLTIGSLSAFLGYAVYVAISLNGLSSFYSELNKALGANIRLVELIEKESAIPIYGGEILKNQLSGDIEFRNVSFAYPTRENTWVLKNFSLKIPSCTVVAIVGASGSGKSTIASLLLRFYDPNLGSILLDNYDLKFLNPAWVKSQISIVSQEPILFSGTIRENILYGAINSVKYDVKEIAKRAHILEFTENMPNGLDTVVGERGITLSGGQRQRVAIARALIKNPKILILDEATSALDAESEHYVQKALEKAVQGRTVLTIAHRLSTIKNADKVIVLKQGQVIETGSYKELMNLKDSYFNKLIQYQTFT